One part of the Salinivirga cyanobacteriivorans genome encodes these proteins:
- a CDS encoding adenylate/guanylate cyclase domain-containing protein: MKIRLTSILLLLLSVLTLQASNKYKVLIENHHSKNVKIVETDSLWIKVQIPENALYRFHKDSQWQQNGSNMAGFYSAVNADHILYIKHPDGKIEEARLIVKRQRVLSVWFWVSASLFLLSLIWLIVRYFKYRFSVERLDLELRLQKTTERMIEQRQSYEAKLAERLPKEEVEELKVQGKSKRYKMVTVLFSDVSGFSKLTSKDNPDKLVDDLDKFFYKFDQTVKKYNIQKIKTVGDTYMCAGGIPKKNRTNPIEVVLAALEMQQYIDGLKSKYPDSENRIWGLRIGIHTGPVFAGKEGLKKQSFDIWGETVNIASRMESSGEIGKTNISGNTYELIRDYFICNYHGKMPVKYRGDVDMYFIEGFRPNLSINKQGFIPNEDFYIKLAFIRFDDLEEKVMDLLERQLPDNLAYHNLKHTIDVVTQVELIGRQEKISERDMLILKTAALFHDTGFTRGYKDHELLGIQIAREVLPRFHYNEEQIEAISDLIYATKLPPKPKNKLEMIICDADLDYLGRADFIPVSETLFRELVEHKFIEDDYDKWNQIQIKFIESHQYFTDTAKRLRDVNKKKQLENIRKQLKK, translated from the coding sequence GTGAAAATAAGACTTACCTCCATATTACTCCTGTTGCTTTCAGTATTAACCTTGCAAGCCTCTAATAAATACAAGGTGTTGATTGAAAACCATCATTCAAAAAATGTAAAAATTGTAGAAACCGACAGTCTATGGATTAAAGTTCAAATACCAGAAAATGCCCTTTACCGTTTTCATAAAGATAGTCAATGGCAGCAAAATGGCTCCAACATGGCAGGTTTTTATTCTGCTGTTAATGCCGATCACATATTATACATAAAGCACCCTGATGGAAAAATAGAAGAAGCAAGGTTAATTGTGAAACGGCAACGAGTATTGTCTGTGTGGTTTTGGGTTAGTGCTTCATTGTTTTTGTTGAGTCTTATTTGGCTTATTGTGCGATACTTTAAATATCGATTTTCTGTAGAGCGTTTAGATCTGGAACTGCGGCTGCAAAAAACTACCGAACGCATGATAGAGCAGCGGCAATCATATGAGGCTAAATTAGCAGAGCGCTTACCAAAAGAAGAGGTGGAAGAACTTAAAGTACAGGGAAAATCGAAGCGGTACAAAATGGTTACCGTGTTGTTTTCCGATGTGTCAGGGTTTAGTAAGTTGACATCTAAAGATAATCCTGATAAACTTGTGGATGACTTGGATAAGTTCTTTTATAAGTTTGATCAGACGGTAAAAAAATATAACATTCAAAAAATAAAGACAGTTGGCGATACTTATATGTGTGCCGGAGGTATTCCAAAAAAGAACCGTACCAATCCTATTGAAGTTGTGCTTGCGGCTCTTGAGATGCAACAATATATTGACGGATTAAAATCGAAATATCCTGACTCTGAAAACAGGATTTGGGGGTTACGAATTGGCATACATACCGGGCCCGTTTTTGCAGGCAAAGAGGGACTTAAAAAGCAATCGTTCGATATTTGGGGCGAAACAGTGAATATTGCAAGTCGCATGGAATCATCGGGCGAAATAGGAAAAACTAACATTAGCGGCAATACATACGAACTCATACGCGATTATTTTATTTGTAATTATCATGGAAAAATGCCCGTAAAATATCGTGGCGATGTAGATATGTATTTTATCGAAGGCTTTCGACCTAATCTTTCGATTAATAAGCAGGGATTTATTCCAAACGAAGATTTTTATATAAAGCTTGCTTTTATTCGATTTGATGACCTTGAGGAGAAGGTAATGGACTTGCTCGAACGTCAATTACCAGATAATTTGGCATATCATAATTTGAAGCACACCATTGATGTGGTTACTCAGGTAGAGCTTATTGGCAGGCAAGAAAAGATAAGCGAACGCGATATGTTGATATTAAAAACAGCTGCTTTATTCCACGACACCGGTTTTACACGGGGTTATAAAGACCATGAGCTGTTGGGCATACAAATAGCAAGGGAGGTTTTGCCACGATTCCATTACAATGAGGAGCAAATTGAGGCAATATCCGATTTGATCTATGCTACAAAGTTGCCCCCAAAACCGAAAAATAAACTTGAAATGATCATTTGTGATGCTGATTTGGATTACCTTGGCCGGGCTGACTTCATACCTGTGTCAGAGACCCTGTTCAGAGAGCTTGTGGAACATAAATTTATAGAAGATGATTATGATAAATGGAATCAAATACAAATAAAATTTATTGAATCACATCAATACTTTACCGACACTGCTAAAAGATTACGTGATGTTAACAAAAAAAAGCAGTTGGAAAACATTCGGAAACAATTAAAAAAATAG
- a CDS encoding phosphoglycerate kinase yields the protein MQDITAYKFKNKKALIRVDFNVPLNDQFEVTDDTRIKATMPTIKEVLKGGGSAILMSHLGRPKGAEEKYSLKHVVPALEKITGKDVIFVPDCIGDETVKAKKDLAPGEILLLENLRFYPEEKKGDAEFAKKLAEGADVYVNDAFATAHRAHASTSIIAALFGPNKMFGKVMTNEIQHLDKALNAPKKGYTAIIGGAKVSSKIIVIEQLLKKVDKLVIGGAMAYTFIKAQGGKVGDSMVEEEYIDTAKKVMEAAAKNDTEIILPVDSVNGDAFKADANTQVTPADDIEAGWMGMDIGPETLTRLADIISKSKTILWNGPVGVFEMEKFARGTFGIAQMIADATGKGLYSLVGGGDSVSALNKSGLANEVSYVSTGGGAMLEYIEGKKLPGIAAIG from the coding sequence ATGCAGGACATTACCGCTTATAAATTTAAAAACAAAAAAGCCCTTATCAGGGTCGATTTTAATGTGCCACTGAACGATCAGTTTGAAGTGACAGATGATACCCGCATCAAAGCTACGATGCCAACAATTAAAGAGGTTCTAAAAGGTGGAGGCAGTGCAATACTGATGTCTCACCTTGGCCGCCCGAAAGGGGCAGAAGAAAAGTACTCTTTGAAACACGTTGTTCCTGCACTTGAAAAAATTACAGGTAAAGATGTGATTTTTGTGCCGGACTGTATCGGCGATGAAACCGTGAAAGCTAAAAAAGACCTGGCACCCGGAGAAATTCTTTTACTGGAGAACCTGCGGTTTTATCCGGAAGAGAAAAAGGGCGATGCTGAGTTTGCCAAAAAACTTGCCGAAGGAGCAGATGTCTATGTAAATGATGCTTTTGCTACTGCACACCGTGCTCATGCATCAACTTCCATTATCGCAGCGCTTTTTGGTCCGAATAAAATGTTTGGAAAAGTAATGACCAACGAGATTCAGCATTTGGATAAAGCCTTAAATGCTCCCAAGAAAGGTTATACTGCTATTATTGGTGGAGCAAAAGTTTCAAGTAAAATTATTGTGATTGAACAATTGCTTAAAAAGGTCGATAAACTCGTTATTGGAGGCGCCATGGCTTACACTTTTATAAAGGCTCAGGGAGGAAAAGTGGGCGATTCAATGGTAGAAGAAGAATATATTGATACCGCCAAAAAAGTGATGGAAGCGGCCGCTAAAAACGATACCGAAATTATTTTACCTGTGGATTCAGTAAATGGCGATGCCTTTAAAGCTGATGCTAATACACAGGTTACTCCGGCTGATGATATTGAAGCTGGTTGGATGGGAATGGATATAGGACCTGAAACACTCACACGTTTGGCCGATATCATTTCCAAATCAAAAACTATTCTGTGGAATGGACCGGTGGGAGTATTCGAAATGGAAAAATTTGCCCGTGGTACATTTGGTATCGCTCAAATGATTGCCGATGCCACAGGTAAAGGATTATATTCCCTGGTTGGTGGCGGTGATTCTGTTTCGGCGCTTAATAAATCAGGACTTGCAAACGAAGTAAGCTATGTGTCAACTGGAGGAGGAGCTATGCTCGAGTATATTGAAGGCAAAAAATTGCCAGGAATAGCAGCAATAGGATAA
- a CDS encoding ATP-binding protein has protein sequence MKFSEVLGQHQVKKQLTGMATSGRISHNLLFTGPKGSGKLPLAMAYAQYLLCENPTETDSCGECSSCKRISNLEHPDLHLVYPVIKKKSTDKPKSDDFIELFRELFKAQPYFSYIDWVVKLNAENKQAGIFVSENEALIHKLSLKSYGGKYKIFIFWMMEKVNMETANKLLKALEEPPENTIFLLISDRTELILPTIISRSQLIRTQILQSDEIAEGLRAQFQMPENEAQKLAVFADGSFNKAISLVANSDELGKNLDRFIEYFRMSYSFNIEKINKIVNDFKTMSRDNIVEFLQYCLFLVRNNMALNMQLEDMVHLTEEERKFSQNFSKMINPNTANLLSREFEEAIFHITRNVNTKIVMFDLAIKIHENLKNGSN, from the coding sequence ATGAAGTTTAGTGAAGTACTGGGACAACATCAGGTAAAAAAACAGTTAACCGGCATGGCAACATCGGGCCGCATAAGCCACAACCTCCTTTTTACAGGGCCCAAAGGAAGTGGCAAACTTCCGCTTGCAATGGCATATGCGCAGTATCTATTATGCGAGAACCCAACAGAGACTGATTCTTGCGGTGAATGCAGCTCATGCAAACGAATTTCAAATTTGGAACACCCCGATCTGCATCTCGTATACCCTGTCATTAAAAAGAAATCTACAGACAAGCCCAAAAGTGACGATTTCATAGAACTTTTTAGAGAGCTTTTTAAGGCGCAACCCTATTTTTCTTATATCGATTGGGTTGTAAAACTCAATGCTGAAAATAAGCAAGCCGGAATTTTTGTCAGCGAAAATGAGGCACTTATCCATAAACTTAGCCTGAAAAGCTACGGTGGAAAATACAAAATTTTTATTTTCTGGATGATGGAAAAAGTAAATATGGAGACAGCAAACAAGTTACTCAAAGCCCTTGAAGAACCGCCCGAAAACACCATATTTCTATTAATCAGCGACCGTACAGAACTTATCTTACCTACCATCATCAGCCGTTCACAACTTATTCGCACACAAATATTACAAAGTGACGAAATTGCAGAGGGCCTCCGTGCACAATTTCAAATGCCGGAAAATGAAGCGCAAAAGTTGGCTGTTTTTGCCGATGGAAGCTTTAACAAAGCCATTTCACTGGTTGCCAATAGCGATGAATTGGGAAAAAACCTGGACCGTTTTATCGAATATTTCAGAATGAGCTACTCCTTCAACATTGAAAAAATAAATAAAATAGTCAACGATTTTAAAACAATGTCGCGAGACAACATTGTAGAATTCCTGCAATATTGTCTGTTTTTGGTTCGCAACAACATGGCACTGAACATGCAACTTGAAGACATGGTGCATTTGACCGAAGAAGAGCGAAAATTTTCGCAAAATTTTTCTAAAATGATCAATCCCAATACGGCAAATTTGCTGTCACGTGAATTTGAAGAAGCTATTTTTCACATTACACGGAATGTCAATACAAAAATTGTAATGTTTGATCTGGCTATAAAAATCCACGAAAACCTCAAAAACGGTTCAAACTAA
- a CDS encoding PSP1 domain-containing protein: protein MSSRVENTCGCYENRAHANRECLSGCGSKLNVHNWMYKMVQPSAINEVVEVRFKNTRKGFYKNVNQLNLRVGDIVAVEASPGHDIGVITLTGELVREQMKKYKVPAGAELKKVYRKAKQADVDKWEEAKDLEHETMIESRRIARDLKLNMKIGDVEYQGDRTKAIFYYIAEDRVDFRQLIKVLAERLRIRVEMKQIGARQEAGLIGGIGSCGRELCCSTWISDFVSVTTNAARVQQLSLNPQKLAGQCGKLKCCLNYELDSYIDAQKDFPQSDKEIKSKLGTAYHQKTDVFRRIMYYQAVAENSSKIIALTPERVKEILQANKKGVMVETWKEQTIDINTTGNKAELDYTNSVGTESLTRFDSNKKKNPKRRKKRRNPRRNEKR, encoded by the coding sequence ATGAGTAGCAGAGTTGAAAACACATGTGGTTGTTACGAAAACAGAGCTCATGCCAACAGGGAGTGCTTATCAGGGTGCGGATCGAAATTAAATGTACATAACTGGATGTACAAAATGGTTCAACCCAGCGCCATTAACGAAGTAGTAGAGGTTCGTTTTAAAAATACAAGAAAAGGATTTTATAAAAACGTAAACCAACTCAACCTCAGGGTTGGCGATATTGTGGCAGTAGAAGCATCACCGGGGCATGATATTGGTGTAATAACCCTCACCGGAGAGCTCGTTAGGGAACAGATGAAAAAGTATAAAGTTCCTGCCGGAGCCGAACTCAAAAAAGTATATCGCAAGGCCAAACAAGCCGATGTAGACAAATGGGAAGAAGCCAAAGACCTTGAACATGAAACCATGATTGAGTCGCGAAGAATTGCCCGCGATTTAAAACTAAACATGAAAATTGGTGATGTTGAGTACCAGGGCGACCGTACAAAAGCAATTTTTTATTACATAGCTGAAGACCGGGTTGATTTTCGTCAGCTCATTAAGGTGCTCGCTGAAAGGTTGCGCATCAGAGTTGAGATGAAACAAATAGGGGCTCGCCAGGAAGCCGGGCTCATCGGAGGCATTGGTTCCTGCGGACGTGAATTATGTTGCTCTACCTGGATTAGCGACTTTGTATCGGTTACCACAAATGCAGCCAGGGTGCAACAGCTTAGCCTGAACCCACAAAAACTGGCCGGGCAGTGCGGAAAGCTCAAATGCTGTCTTAACTACGAGCTTGACAGCTACATCGATGCTCAAAAAGATTTTCCACAAAGCGATAAAGAGATTAAATCTAAGCTGGGCACAGCTTACCACCAAAAAACAGACGTCTTCAGGCGCATTATGTACTATCAGGCCGTAGCTGAAAATAGTTCAAAAATTATTGCGCTAACCCCTGAAAGAGTAAAAGAGATACTTCAGGCCAACAAAAAGGGCGTTATGGTTGAAACGTGGAAAGAACAAACCATCGACATCAATACGACCGGCAATAAGGCAGAACTTGACTACACAAACTCAGTAGGAACAGAGAGTCTGACCCGATTTGACAGCAATAAAAAGAAGAATCCCAAACGACGTAAGAAACGTCGAAATCCCAGAAGAAATGAAAAACGTTAG
- a CDS encoding gliding motility lipoprotein GldH, whose protein sequence is MKNVSLLLFVMLFAFFGCDRNSVLDQYSSMSKEQWHMDSLKHFQFNIDDSLAIYSMYLNIRNTGEYGYSNLIIFADTDLPGEQHIRDTINCILADDKGEWLGSGFGSIWTNKIPYKTRVRFPRTGKYELTLQHGMREEELEGITDIGVRIEKLN, encoded by the coding sequence ATGAAAAACGTTAGTTTGCTTTTATTTGTGATGCTGTTTGCATTTTTTGGGTGTGACAGGAACAGTGTTTTAGATCAGTACAGCAGTATGTCAAAAGAACAATGGCACATGGATTCGCTAAAACATTTTCAGTTCAACATTGATGATTCTCTGGCCATATACAGTATGTATCTCAATATTCGCAATACCGGCGAATACGGTTATTCAAACCTGATCATATTTGCAGACACTGACCTTCCCGGCGAACAGCACATCAGAGATACTATAAATTGCATATTAGCCGACGACAAAGGCGAATGGTTAGGTTCCGGTTTTGGAAGTATCTGGACAAACAAAATTCCTTACAAAACCAGGGTTCGTTTTCCCAGAACAGGAAAATACGAACTAACCCTGCAACACGGTATGCGCGAAGAAGAACTGGAAGGGATAACAGACATAGGGGTGCGAATTGAAAAACTGAACTAA
- the trmB gene encoding tRNA (guanosine(46)-N7)-methyltransferase TrmB, whose translation MGKNKLAKFEENKTFTHVIEPSLDTYLKNDHELKGKWHKEIFGNNNPLVLELGCGKGEYAVNLAKKHPEKNFLGIDIKGARIWKGAKISDQEQIKNVYFLRTRIEFLDHFFATNEVSEIWITFPDPQRKKRRRKKRLTHTSFLSMYQKIMKNEGKIHLKTDSIFLYRYTKKVLESNNLKILADTGNLYESPIYKDELTIKTHYEALYLEGNPTITYLKFQINKESQLAEPATEDEAFL comes from the coding sequence GTGGGGAAAAATAAACTGGCCAAATTTGAAGAGAACAAAACTTTTACTCATGTAATTGAGCCCTCATTGGATACATACCTTAAAAACGACCATGAGCTAAAAGGAAAATGGCATAAAGAAATATTCGGGAACAATAATCCTCTTGTTTTGGAATTGGGTTGTGGCAAAGGTGAATATGCAGTAAACCTGGCAAAAAAACATCCTGAAAAAAACTTTCTGGGTATTGATATAAAAGGAGCCAGAATTTGGAAAGGTGCGAAAATCAGTGATCAGGAACAGATCAAAAATGTCTATTTCCTGAGAACAAGAATTGAATTCCTCGACCATTTTTTTGCAACAAATGAAGTATCTGAAATCTGGATTACCTTCCCCGATCCACAAAGAAAAAAGAGAAGAAGAAAAAAACGGCTAACCCACACCTCGTTTTTGAGCATGTACCAGAAAATTATGAAAAACGAGGGAAAAATACATCTTAAAACCGATAGTATTTTTCTATATCGCTATACAAAAAAGGTATTGGAAAGCAACAACTTAAAAATACTGGCAGATACAGGAAACCTCTACGAGAGTCCTATTTACAAGGACGAATTAACCATAAAAACGCATTACGAAGCTCTGTATTTAGAAGGCAATCCCACAATAACATATTTAAAATTTCAAATAAATAAAGAATCTCAATTAGCCGAACCAGCAACAGAAGATGAAGCATTTCTATGA
- a CDS encoding MGMT family protein, translating into MKHFYEKVYEITRQVPAGKVTTYGLIARSIGSPQSARMVGWALNAKKAWLDGIPAHRVVNRKGLLTGSKYFPGNSMAELLENEGIEIDNNQIIDLDKHLWDPSQF; encoded by the coding sequence ATGAAGCATTTCTATGAAAAGGTATATGAAATTACACGGCAAGTGCCCGCGGGAAAAGTCACCACCTATGGACTAATTGCACGTTCAATTGGCAGCCCCCAGTCAGCCAGAATGGTGGGTTGGGCATTGAATGCCAAAAAAGCATGGCTCGACGGTATACCTGCACACCGGGTTGTAAATCGTAAAGGATTACTAACCGGCAGCAAATACTTCCCGGGTAACAGCATGGCTGAATTATTAGAAAACGAAGGCATAGAAATTGATAACAATCAAATTATAGATTTAGATAAACACCTTTGGGATCCGTCCCAATTTTAA
- a CDS encoding Mrp/NBP35 family ATP-binding protein has product MALTTKQVFTVLRTVNHPKENKDIISLGMVQELEIEGKKVSFTLVFPIDTDPNIETVRKACVQALEKEIGDIEIRGNIKVKALKKEEDHSAMGKVKNIIAVASGKGGVGKSTVAVNLAVALANTGAKVALLDADIYGPSVPKMLNIENERPQVIKENGQEMIIPIEKYGLKTLSIGFFVNPDDALIWRGAMATSAIKQLLLQAKWGEIDYMVVDLPPGTGDIHLTMVQTVPLNGGIMVSTPQEVAIADVKKAMSMFHQKTINVPVLGVVENMAWFTPEELPDNKYYLFGKDGAKNFANEHGLSLLGQIPIVQGVMESGEKGVPAATDTDSILGKQFSKLAKNVIEAVNIRNDELPPTEPVQITRK; this is encoded by the coding sequence ATGGCACTAACAACCAAACAAGTTTTTACTGTTCTACGCACAGTAAATCATCCAAAAGAAAATAAAGACATCATATCACTGGGCATGGTCCAGGAACTGGAAATCGAAGGAAAAAAAGTAAGCTTCACACTGGTTTTCCCAATCGACACCGATCCCAATATCGAAACCGTTCGAAAAGCTTGTGTTCAGGCGCTGGAAAAAGAGATTGGCGATATTGAGATACGAGGAAACATTAAAGTTAAAGCATTGAAAAAAGAGGAAGACCATTCAGCAATGGGCAAAGTTAAAAATATTATTGCTGTTGCTTCAGGAAAGGGAGGAGTAGGTAAATCAACCGTTGCCGTAAATCTGGCCGTTGCACTGGCCAATACAGGAGCCAAAGTAGCCTTGCTCGATGCTGACATATATGGTCCATCAGTTCCGAAAATGCTCAATATTGAAAACGAAAGGCCACAGGTTATAAAAGAGAATGGACAGGAAATGATCATCCCTATTGAAAAATATGGACTAAAAACCCTGTCAATCGGCTTTTTTGTAAATCCCGACGATGCTTTAATATGGCGTGGTGCCATGGCAACAAGTGCAATTAAACAGCTGTTGCTTCAGGCCAAATGGGGAGAAATTGATTATATGGTTGTGGACTTGCCTCCGGGCACAGGCGACATTCATCTTACCATGGTGCAAACAGTACCACTTAACGGGGGTATAATGGTTTCCACACCGCAAGAAGTAGCCATTGCAGATGTAAAAAAAGCAATGAGCATGTTCCACCAAAAAACCATTAATGTGCCCGTACTTGGGGTGGTTGAAAACATGGCCTGGTTTACACCAGAAGAATTACCGGACAATAAGTATTATCTTTTCGGTAAAGATGGCGCCAAAAATTTCGCCAATGAACACGGACTTAGTTTACTTGGACAGATTCCAATTGTACAGGGCGTAATGGAAAGTGGTGAAAAAGGTGTACCAGCTGCAACCGATACAGACAGCATATTAGGCAAACAATTTTCGAAACTGGCAAAAAACGTAATTGAGGCAGTAAATATTCGCAATGATGAATTGCCTCCGACTGAACCCGTACAAATTACAAGAAAATAA